A genomic segment from Nicotiana tabacum cultivar K326 chromosome 9, ASM71507v2, whole genome shotgun sequence encodes:
- the LOC107765693 gene encoding uncharacterized protein At4g14100 — MRSVSFVLVVVAAIWISNYSSGLIHVCSSAESSAPKPAPWPHQFHSLLFVNYSGSLSLIDLWYDWTNGRNFNIIQNQLGKLLYDLEWNNGTSFFYTLDDNKECRSAQLDVGILRPNWLDGATYLGQRSFDGFLCNVWQKVDFIWYYEDVVTKRPVHWVFYTGRSIHVMTFEVGAALEDAKWQAPVYCFENKKPNEHPASEKSIVDIGFLEYISNGILREVI, encoded by the exons ATGAGGAGTGTATCGTTCGTACTAGTTGTCGTTGCCGCAATATGGATTTCTAATTATTCCAGTGGCTTAATTCATGTATGTTCCTCGGCAGAGTCGTCAGCGCCGAAGCCAGCCCCATGGCCTCACCAATTCCACTCACTACTCTTCGTTAACTACAGCGGATCTTTAAGCCTAATTGACCTTTGGTACGATTGGACCAACGGCCGCAACTTCAACATTATCCAGAACCAGCTAGGGAAACTTCTCTACGACCTCGAATGGAATAACGGCACCAGTTTCTTCTACACCTTAGACGACAATAAGGAGTGTCGTTCCGCTCAGCTTGATGTTGGGATTCTCAGACCTAATTGGCTTGACGGAGCTACTTACCTCGGTCAGCGTTCCTTCGACGGATTTCTGTGTAATGTGTGGCAGAAGGTTGATTTCATTTGGTATTACGAAGATGTCGTCACCAAGAGACCCGTCCATTGGGTTTTCTATACCG GAAGGTCTATTCATGTCATGACGTTTGAAGTGGGAGCAGCTCTGGAGGATGCAAAATGGCAGGCGCCTGTATATTGTTTTGAGAATAAAAAGCCTAACGAACATCCTGCATCAGAGAAGAGTATTGTGGATATTGGCTTCCTAGAATATATATCAAATGGTATTTTGAGAGAGGTCATATAG